One genomic window of Nicotiana sylvestris chromosome 10, ASM39365v2, whole genome shotgun sequence includes the following:
- the LOC104246591 gene encoding vacuolar protein sorting-associated protein 20 homolog 2-like has translation MGNIFVKKPKITEVDKAILSLKTQRRKLAQYQQQLEAVIEAEKQAAKDLLREKKKDRALLALKKKKVQEELLKQVDVWLINVEQQLADIELTSKQKAVFESLKTGNNAIKAIQSEINLEDVQKLMDDTAEAKAYQDEVNAILGEKLSAEDEEEVLAEFEDLESQLKLQDLPEVPSTVPFAENVEDKLDLPDVPTKAPVITEAVMEDAQDTSASVVVQKKVLEEPIPA, from the exons ATGGGGAATATATTCGTGAAGAAACCGAAGATCACCGAAGTGGATAAAGCAATTCTCTCTTTAAAGACTCAAAGGCGTAAGCTTGCCCAATATCAGCAACAG CTAGAAGCTGTCATTGAAGCTGAGAAACAAGCTGCAAAGGACTTGCTACGCGAAAAGAAGAAAGATAGGGCCCTTTTAGcattaaagaagaagaaagttcAAGAAGAATTATTAAAGCAAGTTGATGTCTGGCTCATAAATGTTGAGCAGCAA TTGGCAGATATTGAACTGACAAGCAAGCAGAAGGCTGTCTTTGAGAGTTTGAAAACTGGAAATAATGCAATCAAAGCAATACAAAGTGAGATCAACCTAGAGGATGTTCAGAAGTTAATGGATGATACTGCAGAGGCAAAAGCTTATCAAGAT GAAGTGAATGCTATTCTGGGAGAGAAGCTATCTGCTGAAGATGAAGAGGAAGTTTTAGCAGAATTTGAGGATCTGGAATCTCAG TTAAAACTTCAAGATCTGCCAGAAGTTCCTTCTACAGTACCTTTTGCTGAGAATGTTGAAGATAAACTGGATCTACCTGACGTACCAACTAAAGCACCAGTCATCACGGAAGCTGTTATGGAGGACGCGCAAGATACTTCAGCTAGCGTGGTTGTGCAAAAGAAAG TTCTGGAGGAACCAATACCTGCTTGA